A region from the Perca fluviatilis chromosome 16, GENO_Pfluv_1.0, whole genome shotgun sequence genome encodes:
- the LOC120544345 gene encoding tyrosinase-like: MLKLTIISFMFCFVPSYQQFPRLCATREALRTKECCPSWEGDGSPCGAISGRGFCQDVEVPDQPDGPQYPFSGLDDREKWPLVFYNRTCQCAGNFMGFSCADCKFGYFGVNCNDRRESLRRNIFHLSRAERIRLMSYLNLAKQTISREYVVATGTYQEMENGSNPMFADVSLYDVFVWMHYYVSRNALLGGPGNVWTNVDFAHWAPAFLPWHRLYLLHWEHEIRKLTGDMDFTIPYWDWRDAQGCDVCTDELMGDRSSQDPSLLSPGSVFSSWKVLCSQAQDYNDRGVLCDAVEEGPLRRNPGNHNRNLVERLPTSADVEFTLSLTNYDTGAMDRGANMSFRNTMEGFGDPQTGLGNSARMGMHAALHVFMNGSMSSVQGSANDPIFLLHHAFVDSIYEQWLRRHEPSPSQYPESDAPIGHNSEYNMVPFLPLYRNREFFISSKDLGYEYTYLLNASQRLAESMRPYLEELQDVWPWLLLAGLCGGILAVTIAAAILTAKRRYGGLHMSKWKNAFDLPERQPLILSSDTEETKHPNYQTTT, from the exons ATGTTGAAACTTACAATCATtagtttcatgttttgttttgtaccCTCCTATCAACAATTCCCCCGTCTCTGTGCCACCCGGGAAGCCTTACGCACAAAGGAATGCTGCCCGTCCTGGGAAGGGGACGGTTCGCCCTGCGGAGCCATCTCTGGTCGGGGCTTCTGCCAGGATGTGGAGGTGCCGGACCAGCCCGACGGGCCGCAGTACCCCTTCTCCGGGTTGGACGACAGGGAGAAGTGGCCCTTGGTTTTTTACAACCGGACATGCCAGTGCGCAGGGAACTTCATGGGTTTCAGCTGCGCGGACTGTAAGTTTGGCTACTTTGGGGTAAACTGCAATGATAGGAGAGAGTCTCTCAGGAGGAACATATTTCACCTGTCCCGGGCAGAGAGGATCAGACTCATGTCTTACCTGAACTTGGCCAAGCAGACGATCAGCAGGGAATATGTTGTGGCTACCGGGACCTACCAGGAAATGGAAAACGGCTCCAATCCGATGTTCGCTGATGTGTCTTTgtatgatgtgtttgtgtggatgCATTATTATGTGTCTCGGAACGCGCTGCTAGGCGGGCCGGGGAATGTGTGGACCAATGTGGACTTTGCCCACTGGGCGCCTGCGTTTCTGCCGTGGCACCGCTTATACCTGCTGCACTGGGAGCATGAGATCAGGAAGCTGACCGGAGACATGGACTTCACCATCCCGTACTGGGACTGGAGGGACGCCCAGGGGTGTGACGTGTGCACGGACGAACTGATGGGGGACCGGAGCTCGCAGGATCCCAGTCTCCTCAGCCCAGGCTCGGTCTTCTCTTCTTGGAAG GTACTGTGCTCCCAAGCACAGGACTACAATGACAGGGGTGTGCTATGTGATGCTGTGGAAGAAGGCCCATTGCGTCGTAACCCTGGAAACCACAACCGTAATCTGGTTGAACGATTGCCAACTTCAGCAGATGTGGAGTTCACTCTCAGTCTGACCAACTATGACACCGGAGCCATGGACCGTGGTGCCAACATGAGCTTCAGGAACACTATGGAAG GATTTGGGGATCCTCAGACTGGGCTAGGAAACAGTGCTCGTATGGGCATGCATGCTGCTCTCCATGTGTTCATGAACGGATCCATGTCCTCAGTGCAGGGCTCAGCAAATGACCCCATATTCCTTCTCCACCACGCTTTTGTCGACAg CATTTATGAGCAGTGGCTCAGGAGGCATGAACCATCTCCATCACAATATCCAGAATCTGATGCTCCTATCGGGCACAACAGCGAGTACAACATGGTGCCCTTCCTGCCCCTCTACAGAAACAGAGAATTCTTCATCTCCAGCAAGGACCTGGGATATGAATATACATATCTGCTAAATGCTA GCCAGAGACTAGCAGAATCCATGCGTCCTTACCTGGAGGAATTGCAGGATGTGTGGCCCTGGCTGCTGCTTGCAGGGCTCTGTGGAGGAATTTTAGCAGTGACCATAGCTGCAGCCATCCTAACTGCAAAACGGCGATATGGAGGGCTGCACATGAGCAAATGGAAAAACGCATTTGATCTCCCAGAAAGACAGCCACTTATCTTGAGCAGTGACACAGAGGAAACCAAACATCCCAACTACCAAACAACTACCTGA
- the chordc1b gene encoding cysteine and histidine-rich domain-containing protein 1, producing MSVLCYNKGCGKRFDPENNPDDGCTYHPGVPVFHDALKGWSCCKRRTTDFSDFLSIVGCTKGPHNKEKPPEPVKPDVTSSVEKKDADDQKPKFNEYIISAPKPQEAISRPSADEPMVRMQHNVSTSLKQALERLKLSENVAEKKEDENDEIKIGTSCKNGGCTKSFDGPASDSDVCFYHSGFPIFHEGMKYWSCCKKKTSDFNTFLSQEGCTKGTHVWRKKDAGKKVVPCRFDWHQTGTQVIISIYAKNAVPELSYVDANSTTLDIHVIFEGEKEFVQKISLWGVIDVSKSIVNMMAAKIEVATKKSEPMTWARLDLPPPPPPKEEEKEKEKEETDSEDEDE from the exons ATGTCCGTTTTGTGTTATAATAAGGGATGTGGAAAGCGATTTGATCCAGAAAATAACCCAGACG ATGGTTGCACCTATCATCCAGGAGTCCCAGTATTCCACGATGCATTGAAG GGATGGTCCTGCTGCAAGAGAAGAACCACCGACTTCTCAGACTTCCTCAGCATTGTT GGCTGTACAAAAGGTCCCCACAACAAGGAGAAGCCCCCTGAGCCGGTGAAACCAGATGTGACATCATCAGTAGAAAAGAAAGACGCAGATGACCAAAAGCCAAAGTTTAACGAGTACATCATCTCGGCACCAAAGCCTCAGGAGGCGATAAGCAGACCGAG TGCTGATGAGCCGATGGTGAGGATGCAGCATAACGTCTCTACTTCACTGAAGCAGGCTCTGGAGAGACTGAAGCTTTCTGAAAATGTGGCAGAGAAGAAAG AGGATGAAAATGATGAGATCAAGATTGGAACATCCTGTAAAAATGGAGGATGTACTAAA agttttgATGGACCTGCAAGCGATTCGGATGTGTGCTTTTACCACTCTGGATTTCCTATCTTCCATGAAGG GATGAAATACTGGAGCTGCTGTAAGAAGAAAACCTCTGACTTTAACACCTTCCTTTCTCAAGAGGGCTGTACCAAGGGAACACATGTATGGAGGAAAAAAGATGCG GGTAAGAAAGTGGTTCCATGTCGGTTTGACTGGCACCAGACGGGGACGCAGGTCATCATCTCTATCTACGCCAAGAACGCCGTCCCAGAGCTAAGCTATGTGGATGCAAACAGCACCACG ctCGACATCCATGTTATATTTGAGGGAGAGAAGGAATTTGTGCAGAAAATCAGCTTGTGGGGA GTGATAGATGTGAGTAAAAGCATAGTGAACATGATGGCCGCCAAGATCGAGGTCGCCACGAAGAAGTCCGAGCCCATGACATGGGCTCGTCTGGACCTTCCTCCCCCGCCCCCGcccaaggaggaggagaaggagaaggaaaaagaggagaCTGATAGCGAGGATGAAGATGAATGA